GCTTCAAgaagcaccacacacacaccaccaccgcTACCATCCCTCACCCCAGCTCGCTCTctggccccagccccccacaACCCACTGGTCTCCAGGCAACGGCACAAAGGGAAAGTGGAGAGAAGGGCCTAGGAAGCCCTGGCAGGGCTGGCGTAACCCTATCCACCCAGTacctgggtggtggtggtggtggagggcgGGGGGGAGCATGGCTGCCAGAGAAGGCGACTTAgtaaggagggaggaaagggcagaGGTTAGGGAATGTGGCTCCCACCAGAATAAGCCTGGTACTTTTCTTTAAACCAGAAGGTACtaaagaaaggtgaaaataatGCACCCTAGAGAAAAGATGAATATAATGCACCAAGAGGTACGGAAAAAGTAGCGTGCCCCGAGGGAAACAGAAAAGGCgccaggagagaagggaaagatgaGATGCCCACACCGAAGCACTGAAACGAAGAGGCACAGAGCAGAGGGGGCAAGAAGTTCTTCCAACTGAAAatggaggaggtggcagggaCGCAGGAAGGACAGGGCAGAGAAATGGGTCCTGCCCATGCAGGACTGGAATCTTCTAGTCCTGGAGCTGGGTAGGATGGCAGAGGAAGTCCAGGACCAGAACTCCGAATAGAAACAGAGTGGGAGGCTCACAAAGGGAACAACCTTGAaattcctcccaccccccctttAGCCAGACTCCGGTATGTTGTCCTGCAGAACCTTGCCTCCCTCTAGTGGCCACAGCTTCCCCCAGCCCCTAGGATCCAAAGTACTGAAGGGGGTCGTCACCCCTGCTTGGTTTCTGGGTTCCCATCTCAATGCTGGGGCTCCATAGGAGCTGAAGCATTGTGTGTCTCCAGCCACACACTAGCACCCTCCTTGAAGGCTGACCCGACTGCAGGGAGTGGAGCCTGTTGAGTAGTTCAGTCTCCAGTTAGCTGGAGGACTGTTTCCTCAGgccctcctctccatcccctaGTACCATGCTTCCCTGCCCGGCCCCCCGCCTTGCAGGGAGTAATAGCCATGCAATGCTGTCTCACCTCAGAAGCAGACAGGGTTTTGTTTGGGAGAGCCCCGGTATGGGAGCTGCTCTAGTTCACAGATTTATCCCTTCTTTGGGCAAGGCCCTTTGGGAACCTGAAAACACTTTGGACACCTTTCCCCCAAAATGCACATAAGcacaacattttttataattttaataattcttgTGTCAAGTTAAGAACTCCTAATTCACCTGGGGCCAAGCTTGCTGCTGAGAAGGCAGGGGCAAGGCAGACCTCACCTGGCCGGGGTGGCGTAGGCAATGCTGTCTGCTGCCACCTTTGTTCTAtttgtcttcctcctcctgtgcCTGTGCCCTCCCCGGCTCTGCTATCCAGTGTCACCGACTGCCTTCCCGGTGCTCCCCTCACACGGACTACAGTGAGACTCCTCAGACACAACAATGCACTGTGATTCAGACTTTAATGGTGGTGCTCGTTTCAGTGCCACAGAGGTGTGGAGCGTGGCACAGGGAGTGAGGCGTTGCTCTGGTGCAGCTGAAGGAGGAACGGGGAAGGCAGAGCCGGGAAGAGGTCTGGGGAAGAGCCCCCCGGTGCACAGCCCCACCTGTGGCCCCAGCCAGGCTTCAGAGAGGGGTGGGTACACACAAAGGGACCGCCAGCAGGGCCCTTTCCTGTTAGCCTTGGCATTCCAGCAAGACTTCCCATCCCAGGCCATCTCGGAATCTACAGCCACATGAAATACAGACACTAGTGCCCCCACCTCCAGTTTTTAGCCCTGGAGTTATGGGGAAATGATTGATTAATTAACAGGATgggtgaaaataaataaacaaacaaacaacacactGAAACCTTAGGCCAGGCACGACCAGGAGCCAGCACCTCCCTCCACCTCCGCGCCACGCAGTGCCTGGCTCATCCGCAACGTGGAGAACACATGGAACCGACACAGATCACAAGTGATGCGTGGCCCCTCTCCAGATGCCTCAGCCACCAGCCCTGATGCTCCCATCGCAGACCCTGCTCATCCTGCCATGGACCCCCTTGTGATCCTCGGTCCTGTGGCCAGTCTTCGAGGGGAGAGAACGGGAAGGAAGGGGCAGTGAAGAGTGTGGAACCCGAGGGGGACAAGCAGAGACAGCAGGGGTGGGACAAGCCCAGGAGCGGCGCAGCAGGTCAGCCGGGGTGTCCGAGGTGAAATACCGCAGAGCAGGACGGGAAGGGGCTCCGGGGTGATGGGAGGGGGTCCCAGGCTCCAGGCAGGCAGAGGGATCACAGCACGCTGGGGTTGCGGAAGTTGTGTCCCGCGAAGCGTGCTTCATCTCCCAGCTCTTCCTCAATTCTGAGAGAGATGAGCCGGAAAGGAAATGTCAAGTAGGCGGCTGCAGGAGGCCCCCGGGTCTCCAGGCACCTCACAAGGCCTGCTCCCGAGGCCCAGCCCCAGCGTGGGCGTTCCCCGGCTTTCCCACGTGACCTGCAGGATTCGTCCAGCAGGCCACCAGTCAACCCATCTTTCAATCTTTTCTGGATTTCTACTGGTCGGGGCactggagaggggacagtgggcaAACAGCTTTTACCCCTGAGCCCTGGCTCCCAGTCCCCAGGTTCCCTCACCTCATGAGCTGGTTGTACTTAGCCAGACGCTCAGAACGGCACGGGGCACCAGTCTTGATCTGAAACACCCAGAGAGACAAGCAGCTCAGCAGCTGTGCCTTCATTCCTTGAAAGGAAACTTACAgtcccttgaaattcccctgaCACCTTCAAACACCTGGAAGGAGACACCCACCTGAGCCTAGAACCCACCCACTGCACAAAGATCTCCTTTGCACTCACCTGACCTGTGCACAGCCCCACCACCAGGTCTGCGATGAACGTGTCCTCAGTCTCTCCTGAGCGATGACTCACCATGACTCCCCAGCCATTCTCCTGGGCCAGCTTGCACCTGTATGGATACATCAGCACTGACCGCCAGCCCCTCGCCCTGGGCACTCTCTTTCCAGCCCCAATGTTGGTCTGTGTCAAGAAATAatctggccctgcctggtgtggcttggGGGATTGatcactggcctgcaaactgaaaggtcacctaTTCGCTTGCCCGTCAGGGCATGCGGGCCAGGTCCATGGTTgggggcaagaggcaaccaatcgtaTCTCTTGCTCAttaagtttctctccctctctttatcccacccttcccctctctgaaaacaaacaaacaaacaaataaataaaatggagaaccTTGGACCCCTCCCTTAGAAAAGAAGTTTCTGGAGGGAAGCCCtctgggaggggagcagaggctccGTGATggagagagcagagctgagggCTCTGAAGGTGACTCCAGGTTCCCCCGTTTGCTTCAGCGTAAATGGGCGGGATTAGACTTACAGCCCTTGCAGGAGGGGTCCTGGGGaacaggggctgagcaggagagAACCGGGAGGCACTCACGCTTGGATGGCTTCAGTGACCGAACCGATCTGGTTGACCTTGAGCAGCAGACAGTTGCAGGCCTTCTCTTCCACTGCCCGCTCGATACGCTTTGGGTTGGTCACTGTCAGGTCGTCACCCACAATCTGTATCCCTACATTGGCTGTGAACTTCGACCAGGCAGCCCAGTCATCCTGGTCGAAGGGGTCCTCAATGGAGACCACTGCAGGGAGAGTGGCGAAGGGGCTGTTGACCCTCCCTGGGGCTCCGTGCCAGGTGGGCATGATTCCCTGAGATGGTCGGATGCCCCGGCCAACTGAGCCTGCtcctcttgccccacccccatccccaagtAAGCCTGCCCCAACTGATCCTTACCTTGATTCATTCTAAAGCTTTCAAAAAATAAGGGTTCAGAATCTCTCTCACGACCTACCTGCATTTCCATATTTTCACAACCAGGCAGCCCTTCCTCATGACTAATCAAAATCCTTCATTCTGCAACTCATATCTGAAGCCTCTGGTAGACCTGAAGGCTGATTCAGTTCCGCATCAGCCTTCTGTTCACACATCGTTCCCAGATCCACTGAGCATCCCCAACTTTATCCACCCTAAATGCTGAAATGTGCTTGCTCCCCACCAGGTCCAGTCATGCTCTCAACATCCCTGGTTTCTTCCAAAGCCTTCCCCGTGAACCCAGTAGCTTCAGCGCACATGACTTGAATCAGAATCCAAAGCAGATGGAGCAGATCCATCCCAGGTACCTGCAcacttacaccacatacaaagcCTTGGCTCTGCAGGAGGCTTCCGCATCCCATCCCTCTACTGGGCACCTGAGTCAGCACCCAATAAGGTCCAGAGTTGCCCCAACACATCCCCGCTGGCCCCCTGccggccccctgccctcccccacacccgcCTTGCTCTCACCAGGATAGTCCCTGACAAAGTCCTGGTAGAGGGACCCCAGCTGGTCCCCAGTGATGTAGCGGGAAGGGTCAGCAGGAGACTTGAAATCCAAGTCGTATTTGCCGTCACGATAAAACTCTGAGGCAGCGACATCCATGCCGATGACAATCTTTTCCGTGTAGCCCGCCTTGTCAATGGCTTCCTTCACCAGTTCCAAGGCTAGAGGTGAAACGCAGTGAGATTATTAGCAGGAAGGGCAGACAAGGAGGAATGTGGGAAAGGAAGAGATTAAGGGCAGTGGTAGAGGGCTTGATGTGCGGACGCAGCTAAGGCTCTCCCTGGGGTTATCCTCAGGTCTGGAAGGAGCAGGCCATCTTCCAGGAAGGCAGAGGAATAggcttatattaataaaaatgctttttttaataGCTGTCACTTATTGAGGGCTAACTATGTCACCTTAGTACTTCACATATAATGATCTcacacaatgagccctggctggtgtggctcagtagattgagtgccagcttgtgaacccaagggtcgctggttcaattcccagtcagggcacatgtctgagttgcgggtcaggtccccagtagggagcatgtgagagccaactgattaatgtttccctccctttcctctctctaaaaataaacaaacaaaatctttaatcTCCACAATGATGCTATGAAGTAGATGTTGTTGTTAGTATTCCCATCTTACAGATAAGAAAGACAAAGCATGGAGAAAATAAGTGAGAAAGATCATCAGCCAGTAAGTCTTCAAGTCAAGATCCAAACGCAGGCAGTTTGGCCTCAGAACCTTAACTCTTAGCCACTGTGGTATTGTTTCTACTCACCATGCAGTTTCTCCCCTGGCAGAGAAAAGTTAAGGGTCCTTGGGGCCTCAGAAGCTGGGGTGAGGTGGGATAGATTTGAAGTAGATTACCTGGAGTTCAGTGTGTCTCGTCAAACTGAGAACCCTTTGGAGTTACAGGCTGGGATGGATCCCACAGGTGACCCAGGTCACCTTCCAGCTCTCCCAGGAGCTCCCGAGAGAATTTACAGTTGCTAAGGAAGCCGGCTGGGCGGGTGACGACTGTTCTCCTAGGCCTGCGTGTGGATTCGGCAGGCCTTCTGGAAGCCACTCCAAGAAGTGCCACCTCGGAGAGCTGGCAGGAGTCAAGGACCATCCACCCAAACTCCTCAGGATGTGGCGAAGcgtgcgcccccctcccccactccaccgATGGCCCAGAGCTGGGAGTAAGGCTCCTGGTCTCACCTTCACTGTTCTCCAGGATATTGGGGGCAAAGCCACCCTCGTCTCCCACATTGGTGGCATCCTTGCCGTACTTGTCCTTGATGACCCCCTTGAGGGTGTGGTAGACCTCCGCCCCGAGTCGCATGGCGTCACGAAAGCTCTCCGCGCCCACTGGGAGGATCATGAACTCCTGCATGGCCAGCTTGTTGCCGGCATGAGAGCCTCCATTGATCACATTGAAGGCCTGGGAGCCACAGGACAGAAAAGCCACTGAGCGTTTGCCTCTCCGCCCCTGGGAGTGTTCGCCCAAGATCCCAAacttcccccagctccccagacTCTGAGCCTCATGTCCCCGTTCCTTTCTCTTTAGTCCTTTAGTCGCCCCAATCCCTTTGCCTTCCGTGAGTCTTCCCAAGGTTCCatgcgccccctgcccccaccctgggaaAGGCACAGACGTGGCGCGGTGCTCACCGGCACAGGCAGGATGAGGTCTGAGTTCCCAGCCAGCTGAGCAATGTGGCGATATAGGGGCAATTCCCGCTCAGCTGCCCCTGCCTTACACACAGCCAGGGACACACCCAGGATGGCATTGGCGCCAAACTTGGCTGGGAGATTATAGAGAAAAGCACTGAGCAAAAATATCCCCTTCCCCATCCAGCCCTTGCCTCCACCCACAGTCTGCAAAGGAGCCAGGAAAGGAgacgccccctccctcctctcctgcaaCATCTCatccattttcccctgaaatagCTCGTCAGTTGCGGGGAGGTGACAGGAAAGGGCAGAGAGCTGCACATGTTTCTAAACATCCCAAGACCAGGCTGTCTCATGCCAACCCCCTTCTCTTCATGCTGCAAAGTTCTTCCTCTGTCTGATGTCTCTCCGCCACCACCACTGCATTAAACTCATCTTCTGCTCTGATTCTGGGGGCGGAGGGGAGAAGTCCTTCCTCAGGAAGGCCCCACAGCGCTGGCCCCCTCCGTTCTCTGGCTGCTCCATACATCTTCAGCCTCCCCACTTTTTCCCTGGCCCCTGCTTACATTTGTTCTCAGTCCCATCCAACTGCAACATCAGATTGTCCAGCTTCTCCTGCTCCACCACCGAGAGACCCTGCAGGCAGAGCCACCATCACGCAGGGCCAGAATGGAGCTGGGCCCTCAGACACAGGGCCCCCCTTCGCACAGGCTCACATCCGGCCAGGGTCCAACCGGGTTCTTGTGACAGTGGCCTGTCGGGATCTGGGGACCTGAGCCCTCACGGGAGCAGAGACCAGTAAGGGGTCCCACCCTTCCCTTGGTAACCATGATTCCCAAGGGGTGggcctttccccccccccccccccccactcatcCCCTGACCCAGGATGCCTTCCAGGACCCTggtcctgcctcccccagcaaAGAGTGAGCCTCACTGAGCTGATGAGGGCTGGCGCAATGATGGTGTTGATGTGGTCCACTGCCTTCAGGACACCTGGGGAGAGGCAAAGAGGCCAGGCTAGGTCAGGCcagaggtgccagaagagaaaaggcagggaaggagtGCAAACAGAGCCTTGGGGGCTGAGTGAGGTGGGAGTATTAGGATGAGGGGTAAGAGAGCTTGGAAAGGAGAGAGGGCCTCACCTTTGCCTAAGTACCGCTGTTTGTCCCCGTCCCTTAGCTCCAGGGCCTCATAGATCCCAGTGGAGGCCCCACTGGGCACCGCAGCCCTGAAAAGACCTGGGAGAGGAACatggagtgaggaggaggagagaaagacagtACAGGAACAGGGGTCCCATTAGCACTCCAGGTCTAAACTTCTGCCTGTCACatccagccctctccccacacagctcctaatacacagacacacacagagacacacacacagctccctgatgcacacacacacactgcttcctAGAAAACACACAGCTCCCTAATACACAAAACATAGTGCCCTAATGCATACACCATACGCTGCTCCCTaatccacacacaaacacacacacacacactgctcccTAGCACACAATACTgttccctgacacacacacactactccCTAGTACACAGGCGTGCAGCTCCCTAATGCACAACTActctaatacacacacacactgctcccTACCACACActcctatgtgtgtgtgtgtgtgtgtgtgtgtgtgcgcgcacgcgcaTGGCTCCCTAATACACAACTATTCTAATATACACACAGCTCcctaacacacacatgcacagtgcTCCCTGGCGCACACACATAGGCATGCATACAGCTCTCTAATACACAACTACACTCTGATACACACACTGCTCCCTaatgcacacaagcacacacaaaggcagaTGCACAAGCAAAGGCCTCCTCCTCCACTCCACTGAGGCACTGAAGTCAtgcattcacacacatacacacacaaacacacacacacgggcgcATTCACAAACATGCAGCGGCAGGGCATGCATCACACACTGAACTAGAACACGGAGGCCTGTGTAGTCTAGCTCCCCTGGACAACAGGACCCACCCCCCACAATCCAGGCTGTGGGCCTggcccagcaccccacccctgctgggaATCAAGGAAACTTCCCATCCCAGGCCTGGGCAAACCCAGCACTGGGGGGTGCAGTTGCggtgggggttgaggggctgTGTTCAGGTCCAGGCCGCGCTCAGTACCTTTGGCCGTGTGGAGATCCACCTCCACGGTGGGGTTTCCACGGGAGTCCAAGATCTCCCGGGCCCAGATCTTCTCTATCGACATGATGGCTGGGATCTCCTTGGGTGAAAGGGAAGTGAGGAGAAAGGTAAGAGGCTTAGAGGGGCGGAGCCTGAGAtcagtgggaggggccagaggctgGGAAGGATGGGAAAGAGGTTACtgcagtgggtggggggtggggaggagcaggctgCTGCCCTCGGCAGTGGAGGCTGTGGAAgggattccccccacccctgcctcggGGAGAGGAGAAGGTCACTGCAGTGGGAGGCGGGGTGACACCCAGCGTCGAGGTGGGAGGACACCGCAATGAGGAGTCGAGGGGCCCAGCAGGGGTTCCCTCATCCCCTCAGCCGCTTCGGCAGCCAGCTGGTGGGGTTCCCCCAGATCTCCTCCGAGCGGAATGGCTGCCAGGTTTGCCTTTCCCGTTGAAGCCAGGAAGAGGATGGGTAGTCTAAATAGCCCAAGCCtttcctgcccagcccctccccccatgccACCCAactcagcccaggccccagcccctgtcCACACAGATGTGCAGCAGAGAAGTCAGGCGAGGGTCCTGGGGAGGCTCGCCGTCCCGGGTGTcaccgggggaggggagggggaggcggcagGGTTGGGccggtcctccagctgccgctgGCCAAATTCCCCGCTCGCCGCCCGGAGCGGGGCGCCGGGGGGCggagtgggagagaggcagaAGTCCGGGGATGCTGCGGAAGGCTGAGAGCAGCCATCTCCCCAGATGCAAATCCGAGAGGATGTGCGCGGATAAAAACGCACGGCCGGGGGAGACCACGAACTTCGTGTCGACGGAGCCCGAGGCGGAGCGCGGAgcgtggggagagggggaggccaGGGTGCAGGTGTGGCGCCCAAATGAGGAGGGGGTGACAGCCAGAAACCCGGAGGAGTGGTCCGGGCAGACGGGGAAGGAGGGCGCGGGGGAGGCGCGGGTGACAGCAGGTGCGCAGCGCCCGGGGGAGGGATGCGCGCGGGCCCAggcagcggggcgggggcggggcggccag
The sequence above is a segment of the Phyllostomus discolor isolate MPI-MPIP mPhyDis1 chromosome 2, mPhyDis1.pri.v3, whole genome shotgun sequence genome. Coding sequences within it:
- the ENO2 gene encoding gamma-enolase, which produces MSIEKIWAREILDSRGNPTVEVDLHTAKGLFRAAVPSGASTGIYEALELRDGDKQRYLGKGVLKAVDHINTIIAPALISSGLSVVEQEKLDNLMLQLDGTENKSKFGANAILGVSLAVCKAGAAERELPLYRHIAQLAGNSDLILPVPAFNVINGGSHAGNKLAMQEFMILPVGAESFRDAMRLGAEVYHTLKGVIKDKYGKDATNVGDEGGFAPNILENSEALELVKEAIDKAGYTEKIVIGMDVAASEFYRDGKYDLDFKSPADPSRYITGDQLGSLYQDFVRDYPVVSIEDPFDQDDWAAWSKFTANVGIQIVGDDLTVTNPKRIERAVEEKACNCLLLKVNQIGSVTEAIQACKLAQENGWGVMVSHRSGETEDTFIADLVVGLCTGQIKTGAPCRSERLAKYNQLMRIEEELGDEARFAGHNFRNPSVL